The stretch of DNA CCCGGCGCCGGTCTTCTTGAGGAGCTCGTCGGACATGGCGAGGTCGGGGTTCATGTGGGTGAGCAGGACCCGGAGGCGGCCCATCTTGCGTTCTTCGGCGGCGGCGATGAACCCGTCGCCGGACGGCTCGAACTCGCGGGCGGTCTCGGACGTGTACGCCTCGAACGCGAACCCGCAGACGACCAGCAGGTCATGGCCGGCGCCCTTCAACGCTTCCCGGGCTGCGTCCTTCACGAGGTCCGGTGACACGGTCCCGTGCTCCGGGCCGATGCACACCGCGACGCTGCGAGAGGTGCCGTCGGCGTCGGTGAACTCGCCTCGGGCGGCCAGCACCAGCGAAGCGGCCGGTTCGAGCGAGTCGAACTTGAGGCGCTCACCCCGGAACGTGTTCTGCACCCCGGCCGAGCGGAGGTTCTCCAGGATCGTCTCGACGAACCCGGCCGACCCGTTCCCGTTCGTCTCCGGTTCGGACTCGACCGTCGGGGCTTCGAGGTTGCGGTGCGGCGACAGCGACTCAACGGTGAACGGGCCCGACACCCGCACCCGCTTCGGGTCCTCGTACGGCTGATCGACCAGTAGCTCGGTTTCGGCGTGTCGAAGGATCGCTTGGTCGATCTCCTCACGGGTCATCCCCTCGGCGATGTCCGGGTTGTTCGCGATCGACTTCAACGTCACGTGCGGCACCCGCCGGTACACGAACCCCTGCCGCACATCATCGGAGTGGCCTTCACGGGACTGGGGCTGCCCAGTCAGCGCCTCCTCCTTGGCCGCCCCCTCCGGCGAGTCGGCCAGCAGGTAGTACGGGAACCTCGCCGACATCAGCCGGGTCCGAGCCAACGCCAACGCCACCCGTGACGTGTCTGTCGTGATCCACCGGCGGCCCCACTGCTCCGCCACCACCGCCGTCGTCCCCGAACCGCACGTCGGATCCAGCACCAGATCCCCAGGGTCCGTGCACATCAACACGCACCGCTCGATGACTGGCGATTGGGTCTGGACGACGTAGACCTTCTCCTTGGCGCGGAATCCAGCCGATACGTCCGACCAGACGTTCGTGATCGTGCCAACCGGGAACTCGTCGAGATAGCTGATTCGCCGCAGCGAGTTCTCGCGGGCGAACAGACGGCCGGAGGCGGCGAGCTTGTCCATCCCGCTCTTGTCGGTCTTGAAGGTTCCCTTCCCTGGGCCGTATGACTTGCCGCAGAAACCGTACGAACGAAGGTCAGTACCTTGGGCAGGCCGCTGGCTGGTCAGCGGTGCCAGTGCAAACAGGCGAGCTCCCTCCGGCAACAGGGACGGTGCAGCAAGTTCCTCAGAACTTGCCTTCCGAGTCGATCCATCCGGAAGACTCACCTGGGTGTAGTCCTTGGCTCCTGCCTCGCCAGGGTGCTTGGGCTTGAACACCTGGCGGTACTTGAGGGAGGCATGGTCCCGTGCGTACCAGAGGATGTAGTCGCAAACGCCGTCAAGGTAGGACTCGCCCATCGTTGAGCTGGTCTGCATGACGATCTGGCTGACGAAGTTCTCTTCGCCGAAGACCTCGTCAAGAACGGCGCGTACCCGGTGGGCGTTCTCATCGCCAATCTGCACGAAGACCGACCCGGACTCGGTGAGGAGGTCACGGGCCACGGTGAGCCGGTCGCGAAGGTAGGTGAGGTAGGTGTGGATGCCGTCCTTCCAGGTGTCGCGGAACGCCTTGACCTGTTCGGGTTGGCGAGTGGCGTCGCTGCCGTCTTTGACGTTGCGCTTGCGGGTGGAGACCTGCCAGTTGGATCCGAACTTGATCCCGTAGGGCGGGTCGATGAACACCATCTGGACTTGGCCGGCGAGGTTCTCCTTCTCGGCAAGGCTGGCCATAACGAGGAGCGAGTCGCCGAGGATGAGGCGGTTCGACCAGTTGGCGTCGTGGCGGTAGAACTCGATCTGGTCGAGGCCGTCGAGGCCGTCGAAGTCGTCGAACAGGGACAGTTCGGGTTCGGGTTCGCCGGCGGCGGCGGTGTCGCGGAGGTTCTCGACGATGGCTCGGGGGTCGATCTTCTCCTGGATGTAGAGCGGCACTGCGGGCACGGCGAGGGGTTCGCGGTCGAGTTGGTCCTTGCCGGTCCACACCAGCTGGGGGTCGAGGCTGGGGTCGCGGGGGTAGAGGAGGTCGGTGGGGTTGGCTTCGTCGGCGGCGACGAAGTCGCGGAGCTCGTCGGTGGGGATGTTGGTGCGGGTGGCGGCGGTGTGGACGGTCGCCTCGACGGGGGTGGGCGCCTTCTTCTTCGTGGTCTTCTTGGCGGGTTTGCGGGTGGTCATGCGGTGACAGCTCCTGAGTGAGCGATGGAGGCGACGATGTTGGCGCCGTCCCACGGGTCGGTGATCTCGACGAAGTGCCAGCGGCCGTAGCGGGCGGTGTTGTTGACGGCGGGCACCCAGAGGCTGCGGGCGGTGTCGGTCTTGGCTTGTTTGGCCCGGTCGTTCTTGCCGGTGACTTCGATGACGAGGTGGAGGGGGTCGTCGGGGCCGTGGCCGTCTTCGATGTCGACGATGAAGTCGGGGACGTACTGGTGGGTTTCGCCGTCGAGCTCGTAGGGGATGGTGAACCCGAGACCCTGGTTCTTCACGTACCGGTAGACGACCCCGTTGAGCTCTTCGAGGGCTTGGGACATGCGTTGTTCCCACGAGTCGGTGTCGGCGACGACGTGGGAGACGTGGCACTTGTCGGGGTCGGTGCGGCGGGTGGGTTTGGTGGTGTCGAACTCGACCCAGTCGGTGGACCCGATGGTGTCGTACGGCTTGAGGATCGGCAGGAGGCGACGGTCGCCGCCGGCGGTGCGGACGATGGACCGGTAGATGCGGTCGGCGGCGTCGGAGGCGTGCTCGTGGAGCAGGAGGAGCTGTGGGAACGCGTTGTCGGTGCAGGTGACGCACTCGGCGATCCATGACGTGCAGATGCCGACGAGGGTGGGGAACAGCCAGGGGCGTTCGCCGGTCACCCCTGATGGCTTGCCGGGGTCGTCGGGGTCGTCGCGGAAGTACCGGTCGAGGACGACTTTGGCGAGGCTGAACGCGACGTACTGGACGCGTTGGGAGCGGAGGTCATCGAGGGTGTGGACGGCGGTCTCGCCGATGATCCCGGCGACTTCGGTGGTGGTGGGGTTGTGCTCGGCGGTGAGCGCAAGGGCGGATTCGTCGGTCCAGTCGGCGTGGAGGGCTTCGTCGGGGATCTCCCACCGGTAGCCGTCGAGGCGGGGGAACGTGATGCGGGCGTCGGCCCGTTCGGGAAGCGCCCGGACGTGGGTGATCGGGGCGGGAGGCTCAGGCTCGGCCTGGCTGCCGTTGGCGGGCAGGAACGAGAACGGCACCCCGTACACCTCGGCGTACTCGGGCTCGAAGTGGCCCTGGTCGTTGAGCGCGAACCCTCGGCGGCGCAGCCCGCGGCCGACGACCTGCTCACAGAGGAGCTGGGTGCCGAACGCCCGGACCCCGAGGATGTGGGTGACGGTGTTGGCGTCCCATCCTTCGGTCAGCATCGACACCGACACGACGCAGCGGATCTGGCTGCCGAGCTGGCCGGGTTTGCCGACGGTGTTCATCACTTCCCGCAGCAGGTCCTCGTCGGTGAGCTTGGAGGGGTCAGCGCCAGGGAACCGCTCGACGTACTCGGCTTTGAACCGGTCGATCTCGGCGGCGGCGGCCCGTTTGAACTCGGGGGACATGGCGTCGCCGGAGTCGAGCGCTTGGGAGTCGACGAGGAGGCTGACCGGCCGGTCCGCCCACCCGCCGGCGTGCTCGTTCGAGAACAACGGCAACGCGCCCGGGACCACGACCGTCGTGCCGTCCTCGAGCGGCTTCTCCCAGCCGGCCAGGTAGTCGAACACGAGCTTGGAGACGTTGGTGTTGTTGCACACGACGATGAACACCGGCGGCGCCGCGCCGGCGGCGGCGGCCTCGGAGGTCTCCCACGCCTGGTAGGAGCGGGCGTAGTTGGCGTACAGGGAGTGCAGCGCTCCTTGGAGAGCGGCGGGGAGTCGGGGTTCGCCGGTGATGGCGTCGGTCTTGCGGCCCTTCTTGGGGAGGCTGTCGCGGATCCGGGCCCACAGGGTCCGGTAGGTGGGGTCCTCGTCGGGGTTGGTGGTGTCGTCTTCGACCGGCACCCGCGGGATCTTCACGAGGCCCGCTTCGATCGCGTCGATGAGCCCGAAGTCCGACACGACCCACGGGAACAGGGTCCCTTCGGGGTAGCCGGACCCGTTCAGGAAGAACGGGGTGGCGGACAGGTCGTAGACGGTGCGGATGCCGAGCTTGGCTTGAACGGCCCGCAGACCGGACAGCCATTGGCGGGCGGCGTCGTCGCGGGCTTTCGCTTCGGCCTTCTCGTCGCCGGTGAGCGCGTCGATCGTCTCGTCCGCCGCGGGTGTTGGCCTCCGTTGGTAGCAGTGGTGCGCCTCGTCGTTGATGACGAAGATCTGGCGCTTCCCCCGCAACGGTTTGCACACCCGGTTCACCATCTGGTCCCACGTCTCGGTGAACGCCCCGGCCGGATCGCCGTCCTGGCGGAGCAGGTCCTTGGTGGCCTTCGCGACCTTGACCTTCTCCTTGCGTTTGAACGCCTCGCGGTTCGTGACGACGACCTTCGCTCGACCCAGCTGGGGACGCAGCTCGGCGGGCACCAGATCGAAGGCCGTGTAGTAGTTCCCCGGGTCCGACGGCATCAGCACCCGCAGCCGGTCCTTGATCGTGAGGCCGGGCCCGACCAGCAAGAACCCGTCCGAATGCTTCTTGGACGTCGGGTTCGCGGCCTTGTTCAGCGTCTGCCACGCGATCAACATCGCGGCGACGACGGTCTTGCCGGTCCCGGTCGCCATCTTGTGCGCCACCCGGAACAGACCCGGGTTGGCGTCCTCACCGAATCGGGTCAACTCGTTCCGGAAGTAGCGGCCCTTGCCGGTGTCCGGGGCGACCTCCGCCAACCAGATCGCCGTCTCGACCGCCTCCACCTGAGCGAAGTACAGCCGCCGAGCCCGGCCGGGGTCGGTCCAGTGGCGCAGGAGGGTCTTCGATGTGTGCGTCGCGCCGTGCCATCCGGTCTCCCGCCAGCGGGTCACCTCGTCGCGCAGTTCGTTCACGAACCGGGTCTCTTCGATCCGGTCCTCGGACCACTCCTGGAACACGATCTCCTGCTGCGCTGCCTTCTTGCGCTTCGATGCCGGGATCGGCATGAAGTACGCCG from Acidimicrobiales bacterium encodes:
- a CDS encoding site-specific DNA-methyltransferase, whose product is MTTRKPAKKTTKKKAPTPVEATVHTAATRTNIPTDELRDFVAADEANPTDLLYPRDPSLDPQLVWTGKDQLDREPLAVPAVPLYIQEKIDPRAIVENLRDTAAAGEPEPELSLFDDFDGLDGLDQIEFYRHDANWSNRLILGDSLLVMASLAEKENLAGQVQMVFIDPPYGIKFGSNWQVSTRKRNVKDGSDATRQPEQVKAFRDTWKDGIHTYLTYLRDRLTVARDLLTESGSVFVQIGDENAHRVRAVLDEVFGEENFVSQIVMQTSSTMGESYLDGVCDYILWYARDHASLKYRQVFKPKHPGEAGAKDYTQVSLPDGSTRKASSEELAAPSLLPEGARLFALAPLTSQRPAQGTDLRSYGFCGKSYGPGKGTFKTDKSGMDKLAASGRLFARENSLRRISYLDEFPVGTITNVWSDVSAGFRAKEKVYVVQTQSPVIERCVLMCTDPGDLVLDPTCGSGTTAVVAEQWGRRWITTDTSRVALALARTRLMSARFPYYLLADSPEGAAKEEALTGQPQSREGHSDDVRQGFVYRRVPHVTLKSIANNPDIAEGMTREEIDQAILRHAETELLVDQPYEDPKRVRVSGPFTVESLSPHRNLEAPTVESEPETNGNGSAGFVETILENLRSAGVQNTFRGERLKFDSLEPAASLVLAARGEFTDADGTSRSVAVCIGPEHGTVSPDLVKDAAREALKGAGHDLLVVCGFAFEAYTSETAREFEPSGDGFIAAAEERKMGRLRVLLTHMNPDLAMSDELLKKTGAGNLFTVFGQPDVTIDRTDDGIVVELFGVDVYDPTTGVVRPSSTDDIACWFIDTNYNGESFFVRHAYFTGADEPYDKLARALKADIDPDAWDALYRTVSIPFTPPASGRIAVKVINHYGDEILQVYDTPT
- a CDS encoding DEAD/DEAH box helicase family protein, which gives rise to MTSGTIENFILNGPFEEPSRHWRFDAEGITDEVVEGRRPSAYFMPIPASKRKKAAQQEIVFQEWSEDRIEETRFVNELRDEVTRWRETGWHGATHTSKTLLRHWTDPGRARRLYFAQVEAVETAIWLAEVAPDTGKGRYFRNELTRFGEDANPGLFRVAHKMATGTGKTVVAAMLIAWQTLNKAANPTSKKHSDGFLLVGPGLTIKDRLRVLMPSDPGNYYTAFDLVPAELRPQLGRAKVVVTNREAFKRKEKVKVAKATKDLLRQDGDPAGAFTETWDQMVNRVCKPLRGKRQIFVINDEAHHCYQRRPTPAADETIDALTGDEKAEAKARDDAARQWLSGLRAVQAKLGIRTVYDLSATPFFLNGSGYPEGTLFPWVVSDFGLIDAIEAGLVKIPRVPVEDDTTNPDEDPTYRTLWARIRDSLPKKGRKTDAITGEPRLPAALQGALHSLYANYARSYQAWETSEAAAAGAAPPVFIVVCNNTNVSKLVFDYLAGWEKPLEDGTTVVVPGALPLFSNEHAGGWADRPVSLLVDSQALDSGDAMSPEFKRAAAAEIDRFKAEYVERFPGADPSKLTDEDLLREVMNTVGKPGQLGSQIRCVVSVSMLTEGWDANTVTHILGVRAFGTQLLCEQVVGRGLRRRGFALNDQGHFEPEYAEVYGVPFSFLPANGSQAEPEPPAPITHVRALPERADARITFPRLDGYRWEIPDEALHADWTDESALALTAEHNPTTTEVAGIIGETAVHTLDDLRSQRVQYVAFSLAKVVLDRYFRDDPDDPGKPSGVTGERPWLFPTLVGICTSWIAECVTCTDNAFPQLLLLHEHASDAADRIYRSIVRTAGGDRRLLPILKPYDTIGSTDWVEFDTTKPTRRTDPDKCHVSHVVADTDSWEQRMSQALEELNGVVYRYVKNQGLGFTIPYELDGETHQYVPDFIVDIEDGHGPDDPLHLVIEVTGKNDRAKQAKTDTARSLWVPAVNNTARYGRWHFVEITDPWDGANIVASIAHSGAVTA